Proteins encoded in a region of the Suncus etruscus isolate mSunEtr1 chromosome 1, mSunEtr1.pri.cur, whole genome shotgun sequence genome:
- the CREB3 gene encoding LOW QUALITY PROTEIN: cyclic AMP-responsive element-binding protein 3 (The sequence of the model RefSeq protein was modified relative to this genomic sequence to represent the inferred CDS: deleted 1 base in 1 codon), protein MELTLDPGHQDLLDFLLEESGGLGAPADPSEEAPLDWDLHLSDVESNWEVEDFLSSLLSSTPSDFPCDSNPCSVDHDHTYSLPREHISIDLDCGSDGQEGPWITPLHVESAEEVLCWDDYFHFAVVLGRWPTFLPGRWLTVPCCPTQLPTSPESPEMARLILTEEEKLLLEKEGLTLPGTLPLTKKEEHLLKRVRRKIRNKKSAQESRRKRKVYVGGLESRVLKYTAQNLELQNKVQLLEEQNLSLLDQLRKLQAMVIQVANKSSSSSTCVMVLLFSFCLLFVPAMYSSDTRGHLPVEPRVLSRRLRALPSEDARQPALPGLQASKDNLDTVFPAAINSCCLLYHLLQAPGGELSPKLPLLHPFSKSPCLGCILPLHANLTKRRRWLPPHSPIPVILQDKLSG, encoded by the exons ATGGAGCTGACACTGGACCCGGGTCACCAGGACCTGCTGGACTTCCTTCTAGAGGAGAGCGGAGGTCTGGGGGCGCCGGCTGACCCGTCGGAGGAGGCTCCCCTGGACTGGGACCTTCATCTTTCGGAT GTAGAGAGCAATTGGGAGGTGGAGGATTTCCTGAGCTCCTTGCTGAGTTCCACGCCCTCGGACTTTCCCTGCGACTCTAACCCTTGTTCTGTGGACCATGACCACACCTACTCTCTTCCCCGGGAACACATCTCTATAGATCTAG ATTGCGGGAGTGATGGGCAAGAGGGACCCTGGATAACGCCACTGCATGTGGAATCTGCAGAGGAGGTACTTTGCTGGGACGATTATTTCCACTTTGCAGTAGTACTTGGGAGGTGGCCAACGTTCCTTCCTGGCCGCTGGTTGACTGTCCCTTGCTGCCCCACTCAGCTTCCCACTTCTCCAGAATCTCCAGAGATGGCTAGGCTGATACTGACTGAGGAGGAGAAGCTGCTATTGGAGAAGGAAGGACTTACTCTGCCTGGGACGCTTCCCCTTACCAAG AAGGAGGAACATCTCCTGAAGCGAGTGCGGAGGAAGATTAGAAACAAAAAATCTGCTCAAGAGAGCCGCAGGAAACGGAAGGTGTATGTGGGTGGTTTGGAGAGCAG GGTATTGAAATACACGGCCCAGAATCTGGAACTTCAGAACAAAGTCCAGCTCCTGGAGGAGCAGAATCT GTCTCTTCTGGATCAATTGAGGAAACTGCAGGCCATGGTGATTCAGGTGGCGAACAAGTCAAGCAGCAGTAGCACCTGTGTCATG GTCCTGCTGTTCTCCTTCTGTCTACTCTTCGTACCTGCCATGTACTCCTCTGACACCAGGGGGCACTTGCCAGTGGAGCCCAGAG TGTTGTCCCGCAGGCTTCGTGCACTGCCTAGTGAGGATGCTCGCCAGCCAGCACTGCCTGGCCTACAGGCATCAAAGGACAATTTGGACACTGTATTTCCTGCTGCTATCAACTCCTGCTGCCTCTTGTACCACTTGCTTCAGGCTCCTGGAGGCGAGCTTTCTCCAAAGTTGCCACTCCTGCACCCTTTCTCAAAGTCCCCCTGCCTGGGATGTATCCTGCCCTTGCATGCAAATCTCACAAAG AGGAGACGATGGCTCCCTCCCCACAGCCCCATACCTGTCATCTTGCAGGACAAATTGTCAGGCTAG